A genomic stretch from Shewanella woodyi ATCC 51908 includes:
- a CDS encoding catalase family peroxidase, protein MDSYRLVSFINTCLLTGVTVLSSSVFAADRSSAELVDAVNGTPDSASREAGKKVKLRNHAKGFCTSGSFIPNPKLHNTLAIPFFKQAEIPITARFSLGGTNPHASDRGAGRFMSLKIDGDKESLNFVTTNSPVFFASNLEEFFNFQTKVKQGAEGKQWLVDNQPNAKAFFDYIKTLPPSASFANSRYFGVNSFLFSANNGDIKPGRWSFEPVDGVVNLSQNQLDKLPNNFLKDELLTLIQQKPAIWDLYIQLAEPGDEINDPTVLWPETRQRLLVGQVLIDGSRDSESATMQCDRGIFNPVLLPEGIKPSADPILNARTPAYIESFIRRQ, encoded by the coding sequence ATGGATTCATATCGTCTTGTTTCGTTTATAAATACCTGCTTACTGACAGGTGTCACCGTGCTTTCATCTTCTGTATTCGCTGCTGATAGAAGCAGTGCTGAGCTGGTGGATGCCGTCAATGGCACGCCTGATTCAGCCAGTCGTGAGGCGGGTAAAAAAGTTAAATTGCGCAATCATGCGAAGGGTTTTTGCACTTCAGGGTCGTTTATTCCTAACCCTAAACTGCACAACACCTTGGCTATTCCCTTTTTTAAACAAGCAGAAATACCTATCACCGCACGTTTCTCCCTTGGTGGGACAAATCCACATGCATCGGATAGAGGTGCGGGGCGCTTTATGTCGCTTAAGATTGATGGTGACAAGGAGAGCCTTAATTTTGTGACGACTAATTCTCCGGTCTTTTTTGCCAGTAATTTGGAGGAGTTTTTCAACTTTCAAACAAAGGTGAAGCAGGGAGCTGAGGGTAAACAATGGCTTGTGGATAATCAGCCAAATGCTAAAGCGTTTTTTGATTACATCAAAACCTTGCCGCCGAGTGCCAGTTTTGCCAATAGCCGCTATTTTGGGGTTAACAGTTTCCTGTTTAGTGCAAATAATGGCGATATTAAGCCTGGACGTTGGAGTTTTGAACCGGTTGATGGAGTGGTTAATCTTAGCCAAAACCAGCTTGATAAGTTACCAAACAACTTCTTAAAAGATGAATTGTTAACTCTTATTCAACAAAAGCCCGCTATCTGGGATCTTTATATTCAGTTAGCAGAGCCCGGTGATGAGATTAACGACCCCACAGTATTATGGCCTGAGACACGCCAACGCCTGTTAGTCGGGCAAGTGTTGATTGATGGCAGCAGAGACAGTGAGAGTGCAACTATGCAGTGTGACAGGGGAATATTTAACCCGGTACTATTGCCTGAAGGGATCAAACCTTCTGCTGACCCCATATTAAATGCTCGCACTCCCGCCTACATTGAATCATTTATCCGCCGCCAATAG